The segment GCCCAATTGATTTGCCAGAAGCGTAGTAGAACGCAAACAAAATTCCGGCGAATAAATCGAAGTCGGAATAAAGTTGATGAATGTTTTTACATCTTTTAAAGCTGCGGCGTACTTGACTGCCGTCATACGGCATACCCGGTCGAGCGCATACAGGCGTCCACGGTTTTTGGCAGCCGGAAAGATTTCATTCGGATAGATGACGGAACCATCCTCGTTTTGGAAACGTGCCAGCATTTCATAGGCAAAAATTTTCCCGGCGGCATCAACAATCGGCTGATAATGGCACGTGATCAATTCTTTTTGGATCACTTCATCGATCCATTGCATTTCCATCACGGTTTCAATTTCGGCAAATGGCTTCCAAGCTCCCGTATTCACCCTGAATGTGACTTGTTCAAATTCCATAAAGTGACGGCAGAAATCCATGAATTCTTTTGCGCCGGATTCCGGAACGAGAAGCCCTTGCTCTTTCGCTTTTACGGAGATGCCCCGCCTTTCCATATGGTCCACTATTTGCGGCAATGCCGACAGATTGGATTCGCCTTCCACTTTTATCTCGAATTTCAACTCCGCTACGGAGCAATTATTGCATTGCATTCAGTAGTCCTCCCTTTTCCTGTTAAATAAAGTTTACTTGATTGGCAAAAAATAGAAAAGGGAATCACTTCTAAAAACAGAAAAAGACACTTTATTTCCCAGGAAATAAAGTGTCTTCAATTAACTTGCTGTTTTATTCGTTTCTTCTAAAAGCTTCATGCGCTTTGACATTCCGAAACAGATTTACGATAAATACTAAAGTGGCAGCTACAACGGTCAGTGCTCCGGTAACGGCAATCGGAAAAGCCGTCCCTTCTTCTCCAATGGAAAACAAAACCATGCCCCCCAATAAAAGCAATGCTCCGATATTATAGAGCCAAAAATGAGTTTTTCCTAACACGCTGTTTCCTGCTCTCGGAAAAGCACTATAGATTAGCCCGAATATCCCCATTGTGGCCCAGCCAACCAAATTGATATGGGCGTGTACAGGGGTAAATTCAAATCTTTCAACTATCCCCATATAAATCCCTAAGGTAAGGCCGATCAATAGATAAACAGCCGCTACTTTAATAAAAGCAGTGCCCATCTTACTCCAAACTCCTTTCGTATTAATCGTAGCTTCTACGAAAATCAACGTTGTTCTTGGAGTCACGCCGCGGTTCACTATTTTTTGGCTGAGCAAGGGAGAGTCATACCTCCTTTCAATAAAATGATTCTTACAGGCGGCTTAGTCCGAGTTTTTTGCCACTTATCTATTCTTGAAAATCAAAGTTCGCCACTTTTTATTCTGAAAATTCTAAATTGTTTTCTTCATTAATTTTAACAGTATATTGGTTCCTTTTCTATCCAATTGCATCTCTCAAAATGAAGGAATTTTTTTGCCAACGGAGAATGTATACTTTATCGTCTGTTGTTTCTTCAAAGCCGACAAAAAGGAGCTGTTCGTATGGGGAAAATTGTCGTATCAATGTATGTGACGCTGGACGGTGTCATGGAATTGCCTTCCTGGACCGCCCCTTACTGGAACGATGAAATTGCTAAGTTTGAACTGGATTTGCTGTCCGCAAGCGATTCTTTATTGCTTGGGCGGATCACCTATGAAGAATTTGCAGCACGCTGGCCCGAGAGAGATGATGAAGAAGGTTTTGCCCGCCGGATAAATGAGATGCCCAAATATGTCGCAACGACAACTTTAACGAAAGCAGAATGGAATGCGGCGTTCATTAAAGAAAATGCTGCAGAAGAGATTGCAAATTTAAAGAAAGCCAAAAAGAAACTGCTGGTCTATGGAAGTGGAACCTTGGTAGAAAAGCTGCTGGAGCATGACTTGATTGATGAATTGCATCTTTTGACGTTTCCCCTTGTACTTGGTG is part of the Planococcus shenhongbingii genome and harbors:
- a CDS encoding EAL domain-containing protein, with amino-acid sequence MQCNNCSVAELKFEIKVEGESNLSALPQIVDHMERRGISVKAKEQGLLVPESGAKEFMDFCRHFMEFEQVTFRVNTGAWKPFAEIETVMEMQWIDEVIQKELITCHYQPIVDAAGKIFAYEMLARFQNEDGSVIYPNEIFPAAKNRGRLYALDRVCRMTAVKYAAALKDVKTFINFIPTSIYSPEFCLRSTTLLANQLGVNPEQLVFEVVETEKVEDLEHLKTILAYYKEKGFEYALDDVGEGYSTIEMLADLKPNYMKLDMQYVQGVSSDSDKQKIALQFLGKALEVGSVPLAEGIEERADFDWLKQQGYQLFQGYYFGKPAASPLEVNFASSAR
- a CDS encoding cbb3-type cytochrome c oxidase subunit I encodes the protein MLSQKIVNRGVTPRTTLIFVEATINTKGVWSKMGTAFIKVAAVYLLIGLTLGIYMGIVERFEFTPVHAHINLVGWATMGIFGLIYSAFPRAGNSVLGKTHFWLYNIGALLLLGGMVLFSIGEEGTAFPIAVTGALTVVAATLVFIVNLFRNVKAHEAFRRNE
- a CDS encoding dihydrofolate reductase family protein; the protein is MGKIVVSMYVTLDGVMELPSWTAPYWNDEIAKFELDLLSASDSLLLGRITYEEFAARWPERDDEEGFARRINEMPKYVATTTLTKAEWNAAFIKENAAEEIANLKKAKKKLLVYGSGTLVEKLLEHDLIDELHLLTFPLVLGEGKRLFKEGIDQKKFMLTDSRTTDSGVVISSYVPDK